One stretch of Halichoerus grypus chromosome 8, mHalGry1.hap1.1, whole genome shotgun sequence DNA includes these proteins:
- the ASB2 gene encoding ankyrin repeat and SOCS box protein 2 isoform X3, which translates to MKGNALCHVLLSQGWAHGKHPTNPRSTVPPENPPASAPKGLFQGVMQKYKNSQLAPVDPVLKAIKEGDEEALKAMIKAGKNLAEPNKEGWLPLHEAAYYGQLSCLKALQQAYPGVIDQRTLQEETALYLATCRGHLDCLRSLLQAGAEPDISNKSRETPLYKACERKNVEAVRILVQHNADTNHRCNRGWTALHESVSRNDLEVMEILVSRGAKVESKNAYGITPLFVAAQSGQLEALRFLAKYGADINTQASDNASALYEACKNEHEDVVEFLLSQGADANKANKDGMLPLHIASKKGNYRIVQMLLPVTSRTRVRRSGISPLHLAAERNHDGVLEALLGARFDVNAPLAPERARLYEDRRSSALYFAVVNNNVYATELLLLAGADPNRDLISPLLVAIRHGCLRTMQLLLDHGADIDAYIATHPTAFPATIMFAMKYLSLLKFLMDLGCDGEPCFSCLYGNGPHPPAPPRSNRFSDTPATDKEPAVVQFCEILSAPEVSRWAGPIIDVLLDYVGNVQLCSRLKEHIDSFEDWAVIKEKAELPRPLAHLCRLRVRKAVGKHRIKLLDDLPLPGRLIRYLKYESTQ; encoded by the exons GCCTGTGGACCCCGTGCTGAAGGCCATCAAGGAAGGGGACGAAGAGGCCTTGAAAGCGATGATCAAGGCGGGGAAGAATCTCGCAGAGCCCAACAAGGAGGGCTGGCTGCCGCTGCATGAGGCGGCCTATTACGGCCAGCTGAGCTGCCTGAAGGCCCTGCAGCAAG CATACCCAGGAGTCATCGACCAGCGCACCTTGCAGGAGGAAACGGCCCTTTACCTGGCGACGTGCAGGGGACACCTGGACTGCCTCCGATCTCTGCTCCAGGCTGGGGCTGAGCCTGACATCTCCAACAAGTCCCGAGAGACACCGCTCTACAAAG CCTGCGAGCGCAAGAACGTGGAAGCCGTGCGGATCCTGGTGCAGCACAACGCGGACACCAACCACCGCTGTAACCGAGGCTGGACAGCGCTGCACGAGTCTGTTTCTCGCAACGACCTGGAGGTCATGGAGATCCTGGTGAGCAGAGGCGCCAAGGTGGAATCCAAGAATGCCTACGGCATCACCCCTTTGTTCGTGGCGGCCCAGAGTGGGCAGCTGGAAGCCCTGAGGTTCCTGGCCAAGTACG GCGCCGACATCAACACGCAGGCCAGTGACAACGCGTCCGCCCTCTACGAGGCTTGCAAGAATGAGCACGAGGATGTGGTGGAGTTTCTGCTCTCGCAAGGCGCCGATGCCAACAAGGCCAACAAGGATGGCATGCTCCCGCTGCACATCGCCTCCAAGAAGGGCAACTACAG GATCGTGCAGATGCTGCTGCCGGTGACCAGCCGCACGCGCGTGCGCCGTAGCGGCATCAGCCCGCTGCACCTGGCCGCCGAGCGCAACCACGACGGCGTGCTCGAGGCGCTGCTGGGCGCGCGCTTCGACGTGAACGCGCCGCTGGCGCCCGAGCGCGCGCGCCTCTACGAGGACCGCCGCAGCTCGGCGCTCTACTTCGCCGTGGTCAACAACAACGTGTACGCCACCGAGCTGCTGCTGCTCGCCGGCGCCGACCCCAACCGCGACCTCATCAGCCCCCTGCTCGTGGCCATCCGCCACGGCTGCCTGCGCACCATGCAGCTGCTGCTGGACCACGGCGCCGACATCGACGCCTACATCGCCACGCACCCCACCGCCTTCCCCGCCACCATCATGTTCGCCATGAAGTACCTGTCGCTGCTCAAGTTCCTCATGGACCTCGGCTGCGACGGCGAGCCCTGCTTCTCGTGCCTGTACGGCAACGGCCCGcacccgcccgccccgccgcgctCCAACCGCTTCAGCGACACGCCCGCCACCGACAAGGAGCCCGCCGTGGTCCAG TTCTGCGAGATCCTGTCTGCCCCAGAGGTGAGCCGCTGGGCAGGGCCCATCATCGACGTCCTCCTGGACTACGTGGGCAACGTGCAGCTCTGCTCGCGGCTGAAGGAACACATCGACAGCTTCGAGGACTGGGCTGTCATCAAGGAGAAGGCAG aaCTTCCCAGACCTCTGGCTCACCTGTGCCGGCTGCGCGTGAGAAAGGCCGTGGGGAAGCACCGCATCAAGCTCCTGGACGACCTGCCGCTCCCCGGCAGGCTGATCAGGTACCTGAAGTACGAGAGCACCCAGTAA
- the ASB2 gene encoding ankyrin repeat and SOCS box protein 2 isoform X4 encodes MTRFSYAEYFFLFHSCPAPSRSTVPPENPPASAPKGLFQGVMQKYKNSQLAPVDPVLKAIKEGDEEALKAMIKAGKNLAEPNKEGWLPLHEAAYYGQLSCLKALQQAYPGVIDQRTLQEETALYLATCRGHLDCLRSLLQAGAEPDISNKSRETPLYKACERKNVEAVRILVQHNADTNHRCNRGWTALHESVSRNDLEVMEILVSRGAKVESKNAYGITPLFVAAQSGQLEALRFLAKYGADINTQASDNASALYEACKNEHEDVVEFLLSQGADANKANKDGMLPLHIASKKGNYRIVQMLLPVTSRTRVRRSGISPLHLAAERNHDGVLEALLGARFDVNAPLAPERARLYEDRRSSALYFAVVNNNVYATELLLLAGADPNRDLISPLLVAIRHGCLRTMQLLLDHGADIDAYIATHPTAFPATIMFAMKYLSLLKFLMDLGCDGEPCFSCLYGNGPHPPAPPRSNRFSDTPATDKEPAVVQFCEILSAPEVSRWAGPIIDVLLDYVGNVQLCSRLKEHIDSFEDWAVIKEKAELPRPLAHLCRLRVRKAVGKHRIKLLDDLPLPGRLIRYLKYESTQ; translated from the exons GCCTGTGGACCCCGTGCTGAAGGCCATCAAGGAAGGGGACGAAGAGGCCTTGAAAGCGATGATCAAGGCGGGGAAGAATCTCGCAGAGCCCAACAAGGAGGGCTGGCTGCCGCTGCATGAGGCGGCCTATTACGGCCAGCTGAGCTGCCTGAAGGCCCTGCAGCAAG CATACCCAGGAGTCATCGACCAGCGCACCTTGCAGGAGGAAACGGCCCTTTACCTGGCGACGTGCAGGGGACACCTGGACTGCCTCCGATCTCTGCTCCAGGCTGGGGCTGAGCCTGACATCTCCAACAAGTCCCGAGAGACACCGCTCTACAAAG CCTGCGAGCGCAAGAACGTGGAAGCCGTGCGGATCCTGGTGCAGCACAACGCGGACACCAACCACCGCTGTAACCGAGGCTGGACAGCGCTGCACGAGTCTGTTTCTCGCAACGACCTGGAGGTCATGGAGATCCTGGTGAGCAGAGGCGCCAAGGTGGAATCCAAGAATGCCTACGGCATCACCCCTTTGTTCGTGGCGGCCCAGAGTGGGCAGCTGGAAGCCCTGAGGTTCCTGGCCAAGTACG GCGCCGACATCAACACGCAGGCCAGTGACAACGCGTCCGCCCTCTACGAGGCTTGCAAGAATGAGCACGAGGATGTGGTGGAGTTTCTGCTCTCGCAAGGCGCCGATGCCAACAAGGCCAACAAGGATGGCATGCTCCCGCTGCACATCGCCTCCAAGAAGGGCAACTACAG GATCGTGCAGATGCTGCTGCCGGTGACCAGCCGCACGCGCGTGCGCCGTAGCGGCATCAGCCCGCTGCACCTGGCCGCCGAGCGCAACCACGACGGCGTGCTCGAGGCGCTGCTGGGCGCGCGCTTCGACGTGAACGCGCCGCTGGCGCCCGAGCGCGCGCGCCTCTACGAGGACCGCCGCAGCTCGGCGCTCTACTTCGCCGTGGTCAACAACAACGTGTACGCCACCGAGCTGCTGCTGCTCGCCGGCGCCGACCCCAACCGCGACCTCATCAGCCCCCTGCTCGTGGCCATCCGCCACGGCTGCCTGCGCACCATGCAGCTGCTGCTGGACCACGGCGCCGACATCGACGCCTACATCGCCACGCACCCCACCGCCTTCCCCGCCACCATCATGTTCGCCATGAAGTACCTGTCGCTGCTCAAGTTCCTCATGGACCTCGGCTGCGACGGCGAGCCCTGCTTCTCGTGCCTGTACGGCAACGGCCCGcacccgcccgccccgccgcgctCCAACCGCTTCAGCGACACGCCCGCCACCGACAAGGAGCCCGCCGTGGTCCAG TTCTGCGAGATCCTGTCTGCCCCAGAGGTGAGCCGCTGGGCAGGGCCCATCATCGACGTCCTCCTGGACTACGTGGGCAACGTGCAGCTCTGCTCGCGGCTGAAGGAACACATCGACAGCTTCGAGGACTGGGCTGTCATCAAGGAGAAGGCAG aaCTTCCCAGACCTCTGGCTCACCTGTGCCGGCTGCGCGTGAGAAAGGCCGTGGGGAAGCACCGCATCAAGCTCCTGGACGACCTGCCGCTCCCCGGCAGGCTGATCAGGTACCTGAAGTACGAGAGCACCCAGTAA
- the ASB2 gene encoding ankyrin repeat and SOCS box protein 2 isoform X5, giving the protein MALMGASGLIWPVDPVLKAIKEGDEEALKAMIKAGKNLAEPNKEGWLPLHEAAYYGQLSCLKALQQAYPGVIDQRTLQEETALYLATCRGHLDCLRSLLQAGAEPDISNKSRETPLYKACERKNVEAVRILVQHNADTNHRCNRGWTALHESVSRNDLEVMEILVSRGAKVESKNAYGITPLFVAAQSGQLEALRFLAKYGADINTQASDNASALYEACKNEHEDVVEFLLSQGADANKANKDGMLPLHIASKKGNYRIVQMLLPVTSRTRVRRSGISPLHLAAERNHDGVLEALLGARFDVNAPLAPERARLYEDRRSSALYFAVVNNNVYATELLLLAGADPNRDLISPLLVAIRHGCLRTMQLLLDHGADIDAYIATHPTAFPATIMFAMKYLSLLKFLMDLGCDGEPCFSCLYGNGPHPPAPPRSNRFSDTPATDKEPAVVQFCEILSAPEVSRWAGPIIDVLLDYVGNVQLCSRLKEHIDSFEDWAVIKEKAELPRPLAHLCRLRVRKAVGKHRIKLLDDLPLPGRLIRYLKYESTQ; this is encoded by the exons GCCTGTGGACCCCGTGCTGAAGGCCATCAAGGAAGGGGACGAAGAGGCCTTGAAAGCGATGATCAAGGCGGGGAAGAATCTCGCAGAGCCCAACAAGGAGGGCTGGCTGCCGCTGCATGAGGCGGCCTATTACGGCCAGCTGAGCTGCCTGAAGGCCCTGCAGCAAG CATACCCAGGAGTCATCGACCAGCGCACCTTGCAGGAGGAAACGGCCCTTTACCTGGCGACGTGCAGGGGACACCTGGACTGCCTCCGATCTCTGCTCCAGGCTGGGGCTGAGCCTGACATCTCCAACAAGTCCCGAGAGACACCGCTCTACAAAG CCTGCGAGCGCAAGAACGTGGAAGCCGTGCGGATCCTGGTGCAGCACAACGCGGACACCAACCACCGCTGTAACCGAGGCTGGACAGCGCTGCACGAGTCTGTTTCTCGCAACGACCTGGAGGTCATGGAGATCCTGGTGAGCAGAGGCGCCAAGGTGGAATCCAAGAATGCCTACGGCATCACCCCTTTGTTCGTGGCGGCCCAGAGTGGGCAGCTGGAAGCCCTGAGGTTCCTGGCCAAGTACG GCGCCGACATCAACACGCAGGCCAGTGACAACGCGTCCGCCCTCTACGAGGCTTGCAAGAATGAGCACGAGGATGTGGTGGAGTTTCTGCTCTCGCAAGGCGCCGATGCCAACAAGGCCAACAAGGATGGCATGCTCCCGCTGCACATCGCCTCCAAGAAGGGCAACTACAG GATCGTGCAGATGCTGCTGCCGGTGACCAGCCGCACGCGCGTGCGCCGTAGCGGCATCAGCCCGCTGCACCTGGCCGCCGAGCGCAACCACGACGGCGTGCTCGAGGCGCTGCTGGGCGCGCGCTTCGACGTGAACGCGCCGCTGGCGCCCGAGCGCGCGCGCCTCTACGAGGACCGCCGCAGCTCGGCGCTCTACTTCGCCGTGGTCAACAACAACGTGTACGCCACCGAGCTGCTGCTGCTCGCCGGCGCCGACCCCAACCGCGACCTCATCAGCCCCCTGCTCGTGGCCATCCGCCACGGCTGCCTGCGCACCATGCAGCTGCTGCTGGACCACGGCGCCGACATCGACGCCTACATCGCCACGCACCCCACCGCCTTCCCCGCCACCATCATGTTCGCCATGAAGTACCTGTCGCTGCTCAAGTTCCTCATGGACCTCGGCTGCGACGGCGAGCCCTGCTTCTCGTGCCTGTACGGCAACGGCCCGcacccgcccgccccgccgcgctCCAACCGCTTCAGCGACACGCCCGCCACCGACAAGGAGCCCGCCGTGGTCCAG TTCTGCGAGATCCTGTCTGCCCCAGAGGTGAGCCGCTGGGCAGGGCCCATCATCGACGTCCTCCTGGACTACGTGGGCAACGTGCAGCTCTGCTCGCGGCTGAAGGAACACATCGACAGCTTCGAGGACTGGGCTGTCATCAAGGAGAAGGCAG aaCTTCCCAGACCTCTGGCTCACCTGTGCCGGCTGCGCGTGAGAAAGGCCGTGGGGAAGCACCGCATCAAGCTCCTGGACGACCTGCCGCTCCCCGGCAGGCTGATCAGGTACCTGAAGTACGAGAGCACCCAGTAA